Genomic DNA from Niabella ginsenosidivorans:
ACCAGTAAACATGCAAATATTAAAGATCCGGAAGTAAAACAGTTGTCAGAACAAATCATCCAATCCCAGGAAAGGGAGATCCACCAGATGGAGCAAATGCTTCAACGAATGAAATGACAGTAATTTTGTAGTACTGCCTAGATATTCATAGCTTTCATTTTCAGGATGGTAATCATCAATTTTTTGTAAACAATTTCCAGCAGCGGGTATACAACCTCAAAGACCGCATCATACCTTGCCGAGCAATAGGACTTTTGAAGCAGCCGGAATGCTTCCTGTTCCTTTTGTGTTGTGCCACGGAATTCCTCTGCAATACCGGGAGCTATAAAGCTGAGGTAATGATTAAGGTGATTAATATTGTGAATATGCAGCTCCAGACCGGTTTGGGATTTTATAAAGGCCGTTAATAACAATTCTGTAGCCAGGTGATACATAAAAAGAGCCAGCCGGTACTGTTTCCTTACGGTAAAAAGTTCTGCCCCGGCAATGTATTCGTTAAAAAGTTTGAAACACTTTTCAAATGCCTTTTTATCGGTTTCCGGAATAGTTTCCATCACAGCTTCCTTTTTCCATTCTTTCAGTTCGGGGTTAGTATTACAAATAAATGGGGCGTTTGATAAAACGGTTAAAGCAAAAGAATCCTTTTCATTAAACCAGCGTGCAAAAGTGCTTGTTTGCATTACAATACAACTTACCTCAGTGGACGAGTTGCATTTTTGTTCAATTTCGTCCTGGTACATTTTAAGCCGCTTATCATCGCCGGTAATCAATATCAGCAGCCAAAAAGCCGATGTGCGTGTGCCAGTAGCGCATTCCGGCATAAATATGTTCTGAGCTGTATTTACTTTTTTGCCTAAAACAAAGATGGTGTCTGCCTGCACAATTTTAGTAATGATAGCCACCATCTTTGTGGCAATGGCTTTATCCTCTTCAGTCAGATAAAGCACTTTATGGTTAGCAACGGTTGGTTCGTTCATGGTTAGCTATTTTTAATATGCCGGGGTTTACGAAACCATTTTTTAAACCACCAGGTTTGGTGTTTATCCCGCCATTTGGCATACCGGTCTACCATTTTGCCATTACTTTCCCGTGGAAACAGTAGACCAACGGCATCCATTTCCTTAAAAATTTGCCGGATGTCGG
This window encodes:
- a CDS encoding HEPN domain-containing protein, translating into MNEPTVANHKVLYLTEEDKAIATKMVAIITKIVQADTIFVLGKKVNTAQNIFMPECATGTRTSAFWLLILITGDDKRLKMYQDEIEQKCNSSTEVSCIVMQTSTFARWFNEKDSFALTVLSNAPFICNTNPELKEWKKEAVMETIPETDKKAFEKCFKLFNEYIAGAELFTVRKQYRLALFMYHLATELLLTAFIKSQTGLELHIHNINHLNHYLSFIAPGIAEEFRGTTQKEQEAFRLLQKSYCSARYDAVFEVVYPLLEIVYKKLMITILKMKAMNI